One segment of Strix aluco isolate bStrAlu1 chromosome 4, bStrAlu1.hap1, whole genome shotgun sequence DNA contains the following:
- the HELT gene encoding hairy and enhancer of split-related protein HELT isoform X2, with product MASKLKERRRTPVSHKVIEKRRRDRINRCLTELGKTVPMALAKQSSGKLEKAEILEMTVQYLRALHSADFPRGREKAELLSEFANYFHYGYHECMKNLVHYLTTVERMETKDTKYARILAFLQSKARFVTEPLFTSLGSLPEPDFSYQLHPGPECPGHGHGHGPGEAVLQPPSGGPFPWHGAARSPPLPYHLPNAAVPLASPGQQRSTFLSSVQGLDRHYLNLLGHSHPNAFGLPPGQHPAML from the exons ATGGCCTCCAAGCTCAAGGAGCGGAGG AGGACGCCGGTTTCCCACAAAGTGATTGAGAAGCGGAGGAGGGACCGCATCAACCGCTGCCTCACCGAGTTGGGGAAGACGGTGCCCATGGCTCTGGCCAAGCAG AGCTCGGGGAAGCTGGAGAAAGCGGAGATCCTGGAGATGACGGTGCAGTACCTGCGGGCCCTGCACTCGGCGGACTTCCCCCGCGGCCGGGAGAAGG cagagctgctctccgAGTTCGCCAACTACTTCCACTACGGCTACCACGAGTGCATGAAGAACCTGGTCCACTACCTGACGACGGTGGAGAGGATGGAGACCAAAGACACCAAATACGCCCGCATCCTGGCCTTCCTCCAGTCCAAAGCGCGCTTCGTCACGGAGCCTCTCTTCACCTCCCTGGGCTCCCTCCCGGAGCCGGACTTTTCCTACCAGCTGCACCCCGGGCCCGAGTGCCCCGggcacggccacggccacggccccGGCGAGGCCGTGCTCCAGCCGCCCTCGGGGGGGCCCTTCCCCTGGCACggcgccgcccgcagcccccccctGCCCTACCACCTCCCCAACGCCGCCGTGCCCCTCGCCAGCCCCGGCCAGCAGCGCAGCACCTTCCTCTCCTCCGTGCAGGGGCTGGACCGCCACTACCTCAACCTCCTCGGTCATTCCCACCCCAACGCCTTCGGGCTGCCCCCCGGCCAGCACCCCGCCATGCTATAG
- the HELT gene encoding hairy and enhancer of split-related protein HELT isoform X1 gives MASKLKERRRTPVSHKVIEKRRRDRINRCLTELGKTVPMALAKQSSGKLEKAEILEMTVQYLRALHSADFPRGREKELLSEFANYFHYGYHECMKNLVHYLTTVERMETKDTKYARILAFLQSKARFVTEPLFTSLGSLPEPDFSYQLHPGPECPGHGHGHGPGEAVLQPPSGGPFPWHGAARSPPLPYHLPNAAVPLASPGQQRSTFLSSVQGLDRHYLNLLGHSHPNAFGLPPGQHPAML, from the exons ATGGCCTCCAAGCTCAAGGAGCGGAGG AGGACGCCGGTTTCCCACAAAGTGATTGAGAAGCGGAGGAGGGACCGCATCAACCGCTGCCTCACCGAGTTGGGGAAGACGGTGCCCATGGCTCTGGCCAAGCAG AGCTCGGGGAAGCTGGAGAAAGCGGAGATCCTGGAGATGACGGTGCAGTACCTGCGGGCCCTGCACTCGGCGGACTTCCCCCGCGGCCGGGAGAAGG agctgctctccgAGTTCGCCAACTACTTCCACTACGGCTACCACGAGTGCATGAAGAACCTGGTCCACTACCTGACGACGGTGGAGAGGATGGAGACCAAAGACACCAAATACGCCCGCATCCTGGCCTTCCTCCAGTCCAAAGCGCGCTTCGTCACGGAGCCTCTCTTCACCTCCCTGGGCTCCCTCCCGGAGCCGGACTTTTCCTACCAGCTGCACCCCGGGCCCGAGTGCCCCGggcacggccacggccacggccccGGCGAGGCCGTGCTCCAGCCGCCCTCGGGGGGGCCCTTCCCCTGGCACggcgccgcccgcagcccccccctGCCCTACCACCTCCCCAACGCCGCCGTGCCCCTCGCCAGCCCCGGCCAGCAGCGCAGCACCTTCCTCTCCTCCGTGCAGGGGCTGGACCGCCACTACCTCAACCTCCTCGGTCATTCCCACCCCAACGCCTTCGGGCTGCCCCCCGGCCAGCACCCCGCCATGCTATAG